CTCGTTTATGTAGAGAACGCCAATTCCCGTCGGTCCCATTGGCCCCTTATGCCCAGAGAACGCCAAGAAATCAGCTTTCAGCTTTTTCACGTCAACTTCCATATGTCCAACGCTTTGAGCGGCATCGACAACGAAGATTGCTCCTTCTTCCTTGGCTATCCTACCTAACTCCTCAACCTCATGAATAACCCCCAGGGCGTTAGAAACGTGTTGAACTGCAACGAGCTTTGCATCCTTAATTTTCCTCTCCGCGTCACCCAAATCCAGGTTTCCCTCATCATCGCCCTCTATAAACTCAAGCTTTAGACCAAGCTTTTTAGCCAACCTCTGCCATGGGAGTAAGTTTGAGTGATGCTCATACGGAGTTGTTACTATTTTGTCCCCCTTTTTGAAGATGTGCTCCAGCCCAAGGGCCACTAAGTTTAAGCTTTCGCTCGTATTTTTTGTGAAAACTATCTCCTCAAACTTAGCATTTATGAAGTCCGCAACAACCTTCCTGCTCTCCTCGTACTTGTGAGTTGCAAGTTGGGACAACCTGTGGACTCCCCTGTGAACGTTGGCCCTGTACTTAAGGTAATATTCATTCATGGCCTCTATTACCGGCCTAGGGGTCAGAGAAGTAGCCGTATTGTCGAAATATATCACCTCCCGGGTTAGGGGGATATCCTTCCTAATATCATCTGGAATCTTCATAGTACCACCACCGATGAAAGCTCCTTCAATAATCTTATAGGAATTTCTAGATGTCTCCCCTAATATTCGTTCCAGCTATAGAACAAATATTTAAAATAAATGTTTCATAAATGTTGCATTGGTGGTAAAATGAGGAACGCCGAGATCATCGCTTTCTCAGCATTGATGGCGGCACTAAGCTTAATACTGCAGGTGCTTCCTCTTAAGGTCAGAACTCCCTGGGGTATGAGCATAGATCTCGTTGCAGTTCCAATAATAACACTGTACTTTATCCTAGGGTTCCAAGCGTCGGTTTTTGGCCTTATCGTAATGACAATAGGCTTGTTTATAATCTCAGGCCCCCACACGATGGGGGTAGGGCCAATTATGAAGTTTTTTGCAACGCTTTCAGTTATCTTGGGATTGAAGATTTCCGAATATATAGTGAGAGATAAGAACCCTCTCTACATCCTTACGGCTTTCCTACTTTCGGCTGTAATAAGGGACATCTTGATGATAGCGCTTAACTATTACTTCGCCCTGCCACTGTATCTGAAGATGATTGGGTACAACATAACCTCAAGAACAGAGGTCATCAAAGTTGTAGAGGAGATGACAAAAATCCCATTCTGGCTCGCAATAGCCCTTCCAAACACCATCCAAACTGCTGTAGATATTTTCGTCGCATTACCTATAGCCAGGAAAGCCTCAAGGTTTCAGTAGGGGAATCCTCTCCCCAAGCATATCCTCATTTATTGCTTTTTTCACAATTATTGTTTCTCCTTCCAAAAGAACTACGGAGGTAGATATCTCTTCCATCAGGGCCAAAATTGCAGGGGAGAATTTCTCCGTGGCATCCCTATTGAGGAAGTAGAATGCCACTCTGCTTTCATTGCCCACGTAGTCAGACAGCATCTTTAACAGCTTCATATTTTCAAGCATGCTTCCAAGGAATATTAGCTTATGAATTCCAAGCACGAGATTAGTAAATGGAGGTTTTCCTGCTTTGTCCATAACTTTCGCATATTCCCCTACATTCATTATATATTTCCCAAGCTCAAGCTTCCCAATAACGCTACCTACATTCTTAGATCCACCAGTCTTTATGACTTTTATATTCTCTAACTTCCCAACATTAATTCCAGCTAACTTAAGCCTGACATAATACTCATACAAGCTATCCACTAAATCGTCCACCACGATCGGTAATTTTGAATATGTGACAATGTCATAGAAAAGCAACTCGGGCCTTGAGCACGCCGAATATTCTACTAAGACTGTCTCACCAAGCCTAAAATTCGATAAAAATTCTTCGAAGTCCATGACGATATACCTCCAGAATACATTAGCGTCTAATGCTTTTAAGCTTTAATGCATACTAGGCCCATAACTCCGCTTTAAATTATTTTTGAATAAGTGACAACTTTTGGTGCTATAAAAGCCCCAATCCTTTCAACATCTTTACCAATCTCAGTGATATTTCTTAACATCTCGAATACATTCCCCACTATCATGTTACCCTTAAAGGGTATGGCCTCCCCCCTCTGAACTTTATAACCCAGTTCTATGTTTAAAGAAAACTCGCCTGTTATTGAATTTGCTGTGTGTTCTCCATACACAGCCCTTATGAACACCCCCTCCTCCAGCGCAGAATCACCAGGGAGGATTATTATATTCGATGTTGATATCTCAGGTGTAGAATTGTATGACCTAGAGGCATTTCCACCCTCAATATGAAGCAACCGTCCATATTTTTCATCAGCCAAAAAAGACGTTAAAATGCCATTTTTAACTATTAGCTTTCTTCTTCCTGGGTTCCCTTCACCATCAAAAGGATAACTGTTAGTGCCACCCTCCAAAGTAGGATCATCAATTAGGGTGAAATTTTCTGATGAAACAACCTCACCAACTTTTGAGAATCTACTCTTGCCCAGGTACACGTTTTTTGCTAAAACATTAGGCAAGAATATCGAAAAAATGGAAGCTAAAGCCTTAGGCTCAATTATAATCTCTCCACTGAACCCATGTATCTTCTTAGCATTCCTACTAAGCTCAAATTCCCAAGTTGCATTTTCTTTTATATTTATTATCTCCCTCTCAACGTTCGGGAGCGTTCTGTATATTCCGAAGTGACTTCCAGTTCCCTTCCCTTTTGAGTATAGGTACAAGTGCATAGCAAACTCCGTACTCCGATCTCTGACGTTTATACCATTAGAGTTCACTATCTCCCTTTCTCTAACCTCAGACCCTATGGAAGCCTCTCCACTCTGAGGGATGTCTAGAAGGTCATGGCCCCAGGAAATAAGATTTTCAAGTGCCAGCCTTTCTATATCTTTATCGTACAACCCCTTAACGGTGGGATAAGCCTTAGGAACTGGAAATCCGGGATGATAATTTTTGCTCAACTTAGCAATCTTATAGGCACTTTTCACAAGATTTTCAAGCTTTTCTTCGCTCCAGCTAAAGCCGCTCAGATAAGAAAAACCGATATAACCGTCTACAATCACCCTAACGCCTACGCCTCCCACAATCTTATGCGTTGATCTCTCGATTTCTATCTCTTTAATCTTCCTAAATTTTACCGATGTGACTTGAGATTTTGAGAAATATATTTCCCAATCAACGTTCATTTTTTCAAGTATCCTTATAAGCTTGTCAATCACTCCAGACCCCCCACTATTGCCTCAGTTAAAATATGGGGACCTCCATCATCTACTGGGACCCATTGTCCCTTTCCACAAAAACCTGGGAATCCTACCTTAACATCATTGCCAATTGCCCTTATTGAATTAAGGATTTGAAGGATATCTCCGGAAAGTGCAACATCTCTTATCATCTCTTTAATTTCCCCATTCCTTATTATGTAGCCTTCCTTAGCTCCAAACATAAAACTTCCATTGGTAATATCTACCTGTCCACCCTTATCTCCAACCATATAAACCCCAAACTTAACTTCTTCAAGCATCTCATCAAATTCCCAATCTGAAGGAGCGACATAAGTGTTTGACATCCTAACTAAGGGAACATAACTTGAATTCTGAGCCCTTCCATGCCCATTGGGTTCAAGTCCAAGGACAGCGGAAGTTTCTCTATCAGTTAGATAATTAACTAGCACACCGTTTTTTATTATCTCGACTTTCTTTCCCCTGACCCCTTCGTCATCATATATATAGCTCCCGAACTTTCCAGGCAGTGTGGGGTCATCTATCACGGTTAATTCTTCAACTCCAATTTTCTTTCCAAGCATTCCAGTGAGTATACTCTCCCCGCTTCTCACAGAATCCGCTTCAGCAGCATGACCTAAGGCCTCGTGAATAAAAACTCCCGTAAGTTCGGGATCCATTATAACTGGCAACTTACCGGAAGGAGGAGATTTAGCCTCAAGTAGTTCAATTGCTTTTCTAACCACTATTTTAGACCAATATTGAAAATCTATCTTTTCAGCAAGCTCCCACCCCTGGGTACCTCCAAAATATTTCCAATAATTTTGCATTAACCCATTGGTCTTTGCAACAACTGATATTCCCATTATTATCCGTGGAGTTACTGTCTCAATGAAACTACCTTCAGAATTCAAGTAGATCTTTCTAACTATAGAGTCATGATAAAATGTCCTTCTGGTTTTTATCTTTCCCGTTTTAAGCATCTCATTTATCCCCAGGAAAAACTGAAGCTTATCCTCAAGATCTATATCCCTTAGATGTTTTCTCATCTTAATTTCAACTCTATCGCTTATTGGATCCCCAACATAGACTGAAGTTTTAGATTTAGAGAATTTTGCCATCTTCGTGGCAATCCTTAGAGTTTTCTCAAAATCTTCAACGTTCGTTGTAGATGAAAATCCCCAACCATTTATAAGAACCCTAACACCTATTCCAAAATCTTGATTTGCTTCAAGCTCCTCGACTTTTCCATTCTCTACATTTATGCTCACAAAATCGACTTCTTCAATTCTCACGTCTATGAATTTAGCCCTATACTTTTCCGAATATTCTTGGATAAGCCTTGCCATTTTTTCAAAGTTCATAGGCATCCACATCAACAACTAACCAAATACGTTAAAAATCTAAGGGAGTCACATCAACTTAGGAGGTGCACGAGATGGAAAAGAAAACCGGAACAACCACCGTAGGAATAAGAGTGAAGGAGGGAGTAGTTCTCGCCGCTGACACTCAAGCTTCACTCGATCACATGGTTGAAACACTCAACATTAGGAAGATAATCCCAATTACAGACAGAATAGCCATAACAACCGCTGGAAGCGTTGGAGATGTGCAAATGCTTGCAAGGAGGCTTGAAGCGGAGGCCAGGTACTATTATTTCACATGGGGGAGACCAATGAGTACAAGAGCGATGGCAAATTTACTCAGCAATTTACTCAATGAGAGCAAAGGACTTTACTTAGTCCAAATAATAATTGGAGGCTACGTTAATGAACCAACGATAGCAAGTCTAGATCCACTTGGAGGACTCATATTTGATAACTATACTGCCACCGGTTCAGGAACACCATTTGCCATAGCAATCTTAGAAGAGGAGTACAGGAAG
This is a stretch of genomic DNA from Pyrococcus kukulkanii. It encodes these proteins:
- a CDS encoding cysteine desulfurase, whose amino-acid sequence is MKIPDDIRKDIPLTREVIYFDNTATSLTPRPVIEAMNEYYLKYRANVHRGVHRLSQLATHKYEESRKVVADFINAKFEEIVFTKNTSESLNLVALGLEHIFKKGDKIVTTPYEHHSNLLPWQRLAKKLGLKLEFIEGDDEGNLDLGDAERKIKDAKLVAVQHVSNALGVIHEVEELGRIAKEEGAIFVVDAAQSVGHMEVDVKKLKADFLAFSGHKGPMGPTGIGVLYINEEFFEVFDPPLIGGGTIEDVSLDEYKLTRPPERFEAGTPNIGGAIGLAAGIRYIEKIGLDKIEKQERKLVKRTTEGLDELEVPWYGPRNLKKHAGVVSFNVPPLHPHDVASVLDEHKIMVRSGHHCALPVMKRLKINGTVRASFHVYNSLEEVETFLGVIEDLVRKLRAQ
- a CDS encoding ECF transporter S component, with product MRNAEIIAFSALMAALSLILQVLPLKVRTPWGMSIDLVAVPIITLYFILGFQASVFGLIVMTIGLFIISGPHTMGVGPIMKFFATLSVILGLKISEYIVRDKNPLYILTAFLLSAVIRDILMIALNYYFALPLYLKMIGYNITSRTEVIKVVEEMTKIPFWLAIALPNTIQTAVDIFVALPIARKASRFQ
- a CDS encoding DUF257 family protein yields the protein MDFEEFLSNFRLGETVLVEYSACSRPELLFYDIVTYSKLPIVVDDLVDSLYEYYVRLKLAGINVGKLENIKVIKTGGSKNVGSVIGKLELGKYIMNVGEYAKVMDKAGKPPFTNLVLGIHKLIFLGSMLENMKLLKMLSDYVGNESRVAFYFLNRDATEKFSPAILALMEEISTSVVLLEGETIIVKKAINEDMLGERIPLLKP
- a CDS encoding TldD/PmbA family protein, with the translated sequence MIDKLIRILEKMNVDWEIYFSKSQVTSVKFRKIKEIEIERSTHKIVGGVGVRVIVDGYIGFSYLSGFSWSEEKLENLVKSAYKIAKLSKNYHPGFPVPKAYPTVKGLYDKDIERLALENLISWGHDLLDIPQSGEASIGSEVREREIVNSNGINVRDRSTEFAMHLYLYSKGKGTGSHFGIYRTLPNVEREIINIKENATWEFELSRNAKKIHGFSGEIIIEPKALASIFSIFLPNVLAKNVYLGKSRFSKVGEVVSSENFTLIDDPTLEGGTNSYPFDGEGNPGRRKLIVKNGILTSFLADEKYGRLLHIEGGNASRSYNSTPEISTSNIIILPGDSALEEGVFIRAVYGEHTANSITGEFSLNIELGYKVQRGEAIPFKGNMIVGNVFEMLRNITEIGKDVERIGAFIAPKVVTYSKII
- a CDS encoding TldD/PmbA family protein, translating into MNFEKMARLIQEYSEKYRAKFIDVRIEEVDFVSINVENGKVEELEANQDFGIGVRVLINGWGFSSTTNVEDFEKTLRIATKMAKFSKSKTSVYVGDPISDRVEIKMRKHLRDIDLEDKLQFFLGINEMLKTGKIKTRRTFYHDSIVRKIYLNSEGSFIETVTPRIIMGISVVAKTNGLMQNYWKYFGGTQGWELAEKIDFQYWSKIVVRKAIELLEAKSPPSGKLPVIMDPELTGVFIHEALGHAAEADSVRSGESILTGMLGKKIGVEELTVIDDPTLPGKFGSYIYDDEGVRGKKVEIIKNGVLVNYLTDRETSAVLGLEPNGHGRAQNSSYVPLVRMSNTYVAPSDWEFDEMLEEVKFGVYMVGDKGGQVDITNGSFMFGAKEGYIIRNGEIKEMIRDVALSGDILQILNSIRAIGNDVKVGFPGFCGKGQWVPVDDGGPHILTEAIVGGLE
- the psmB gene encoding archaeal proteasome endopeptidase complex subunit beta → MEKKTGTTTVGIRVKEGVVLAADTQASLDHMVETLNIRKIIPITDRIAITTAGSVGDVQMLARRLEAEARYYYFTWGRPMSTRAMANLLSNLLNESKGLYLVQIIIGGYVNEPTIASLDPLGGLIFDNYTATGSGTPFAIAILEEEYRKNLSIEKAKDLAVKAVKAAGKRDVYTGSKKIQVVTITKEGMKEEFVTI